A window of Cyprinus carpio isolate SPL01 chromosome A6, ASM1834038v1, whole genome shotgun sequence genomic DNA:
CAGAACTCTCCACTGCAACCACACATTCTGCACCACCTGTCTGGAGACAATGGGGCTGCAGTCCAGCGGCCTGCGCACCATTCGCTGTCCCCTCTGTCGCCAGGTGACTTGTGTGGACCGTGGGCTCAGCTTGCAGGAGGCTCTGTTTGTCAATAGCCAAGTGTGGGACAACATTTGCGATGAgcaagaggaggaagaggacgagAGAGAGCAGGAAAAAGAGGAAGAGGGGAAAAACACTAATATGCAGGTGCTGCCCTCATCACAGGCTGAATGGTGAGTGAGTCACTGAAATGACAAATTGATGTGTAAttgtattcaaaaatacatttaaaatgcaattcatacatacaatgacTACTTTGATGAGtgtttttaattactgaattaaacaggttttttttttttttagggatatTAAGTCAAAAAATGTCAGGGGGATACAACTGTCCTGATGATATAATTAAGAAAAAGCCTTATTACTGTATGAACTtctcaaaaagaaaatattattatgtagTCTGGCATAATCTATGATTCTAATAGAAAAAAAGCAGTGAagcagttttaataaaatattattcttattattatttgaaacatttttgctgcaaaaataagaaaaaaaatcataaaaataatataaatataatatataatagaatagacCCCTAATAACTGTGTGTCAAAGTCAATACacctcttaaaaaaataatttgactgtttTATGACATGTCAAGGCTAGTTCTGGGtgcaaaatgtcatgtggtgcgactCACCccaaaaatataatgatatttgtacaaatattttttatttttccttaaaaaaaatgtaaagaataagATGTTTACACACACGTATTCATTGAAAATATGTTATTCCTTTTTAACTTGGtaacaccacatgacatttttagagtcattacATGTAAACTTTTGCTGAAAATGGAACTTGgtgtatttgttttaaactagatttataaaatgtttttaattgtcctCATATTCTTATTTTTCATTGACCGTAGTACCTCAGTGACTGGTGACTAATGTGTAACATGCAACCAGAtgctaaaattaatttacagaGCCAAGTGAGCTTTTTGAATCAGCAACCTCCATATCACCTGATTCAGTTTATAAGTAGCCAGAATACTAGCAGAAAATGTACACCCGTTGTCACGTCTGATTTTGTTAGTAGAGCATTTGGTCTCAAATCCCTCAAATTTTTATACTTAAAGAGAAACCTCAGAGTGTCTGAAATAGTAGCTAGAATATACGGATGAATGCATTTGTGTTCCCATTCATATACCTAACTTCCTCTTGTCTCTGGTTTTAGTCCAGTGCGAAAACAATACAGACCCAAACTCAGACTCCCGtctttcctgaagaaaatgagtTTTTCCAGGCACCCCGAAGAGAGGATTGTTCCCACCTGCAATGTGTAAGTCTTCATCCTACTGTAATGATCGACAGCTCAGTTGAAACAAAATGTAACAACATACTGTataggtaagtaaatgatgacacaattgtcAATTTTGTGTGACTTTAATAAAGAGAATTAGTCAGGGATCGTAAATCTGTCATATTAACACAAAAATACTGGATGatgatttttaacattattgtgaCAGCTGTGTTCATCAAAAGTAAGAATAAAGGAAACAATAGAATATTagcagttttacttatttttacctTTGTCTCTCAACACAGAGAAATGATGTCATGGAGAAGGATTTCATCAGAAGAGATTTTTTGAAGGGCAACAGACACCATAAACAAATGATTAGCAATACAAACAATAGACTTTCACCCGCTTTTTGCTTCGGTCATATGCTAATTATGCCTGGCGTACTGAAAAAGCGGGAGCAACAGTCAGTCCTGGACAAGGTTGTTTAAACAAATTCAAACCCCTCCATGTGCTTCTGCGACTACATTTTCCACTTGAATAGCCACAAGTCCGAATCCTGCTCCTCCATCTGAGGGGAACTTCTCATTAGATATTCCACCCTTAATCCGTCCCAGCTGCTGAGGCCGGATTTGTTTCAGCTGTCCCGAGAGACAGAGGGTCCCAGATGCGAAACAAGACTTTCAGAGCAGATGGCATCTTGTGAAAGATTCAGATCACCCCCACTTCTCTAATAGActcttttaagttattttaagctttgttatttatataacttataaattattgtaaattaaaaattctgattGCTGGTGTCTTTTTAAATAGCACATCCTTACATCCTGTTTTACAAGACTATCTAGAGCAGAGGGGGTTCAAACTTTTGATATAAGGACCCCAAATATGACATTCCCCTTCTGAGGGACCTCtatttccaaagaaaaaataaaaaataaactttttttaaaatatattgtcattgtcattgtatttgaaaaagaatcaaataaatgcaataccATGACTTTTACTAGTATTTTACtaggaaaatgaaaaattatataaaattaaatgctgaaatgttaatattaaaaacataagtaTATTCCATACTGTTTGTATATTCACTGCAGTGAGTCTGCAACTGACCAAAAACACAAAGAATGGAATCACTCAGCCGTGTCAATGGATTATACATGCTTTTCATTAAACATATGTCATCTTTCATGTATAATTTCGGAAAAGAGTTTGGGTTTACCAAAGTATCTTATATTACATTGGCAAATACAGAGTCTTTACATACACACCTGCATGTGCTGTTTTCTgagaaaaacttttaaaatgttgtcattataaaaggtacagaaataaacatttgctaaACTCAAGCAATATAGAACTGCAATActgtaaatgatataataataaactgaaaaaaaaaaaaaaaacatttaaagagaatTCTTGACGTGAATTCTTGGAATGGAAACAATATGACAGGCTTGCATTTATGTTTTCTCAGAAGCCTTCATGAGCAGATAACTCAACCAAAACAAAGATATAAAGCGATTATATAGCTATGTTATTATGTTTCACAACGGATTCTTCTACAGAAATCAGCATGTGCTATAAAATGACTATCCATGAGTCAATTCACCAGTCTCTGTGATTATCATATACTGTAGATAATGTAGGTCAAACAGATAACTGCTGATTTATGATTCTCACCGATGGTTGTTCAGAAGCCAAACAGAAAATTTACTCACAGTTTCAGTAAAGAGTGTGAACTAGTTTCACCTACACCTATACAAACCTGTTTTGAGAGATATACTGGATTAAGCTTTGACCTGTTTTGGCAAGTCTTCCAAAGCTTTCACGTGTAAAATTATACTGCTTTATTTGATAGTTATAACTTAAAGCTGTTTCCTGAGGTTTGCAATCTTTTAAGGCAACCTAATAAATGCTAACATCCTTTATAGATGTGATAGTTTTCATTCAAAGTCAAGAGATTGCACTATGAAAACaactaagatatatatatatatatatataaatatgtgtgtgtgtgtgtgtgtgtgtgtgtgtgtgtgtgtgaccctggaccagtcgctggggtatatttggagcaatagccaaaaatacattgtatgggtcaaaatttttgatttttcttttatgccaaaaaatcattaggatattaagtaaagatcatgtttcatgaagatatgttaaaaatttcctactgtaaatatattaaaacttaatttttgattagtaatatgcattgctaagaacttcatttggaaaactttaaaggcgatattctcagtatttttttttttttttttggcacctttagattccagattttcaaatagttgtatcgcggccaaatattgtcctatcataacaaaccatacatcaatggaaatcttatttattcagcttccagatgttgtataaatctcagttttgtaAAATTGACCCTTacgaatggttttgtggtccatggtcacacacacacacacacacacacacacacacacatataattttaaaatcccatatgctcactaaggctgcatttattttatcaaatatacagtaaaaacagtaattttgtaaaatactaTTACGTTTTAAAAATACCTAATttctatttaatgcattttaaaatgtaatttattcctgtgatggcaaagctgaattttcagcagccattactccagacttcagtgtcacatgatccttcagaaatcattctaatatggaataattctatttttaaattatatggattatttaaattatattaacattataatcaCCATATTTCTATCTAAAATTGTATAATTCTgttagattacatttaaattgtaacatttcacagtattactgttttattgcaggatgtttttcataaaataaatgctgatcataagaaactaaaatatattttacaaaatattcttatTCTAAACTGTGACCAGTTATGCATgagaaaagaataagaaaaatgaGAATGGTCAGTATTCATTTTTTGGTAATAAGAcacttttattgattttactgatttggaCCGACATGCTAGATTTCTATACAGTGTGAATGGTAAAGCTAGCTCTGAATCAATCAGGCTGGCTCCACTGAGCTAAAACATATACACAGGGAATGGTTGCACCCTCAAAAGCATAACTCATTTACACACAGACATTCACCCAAGGCTGATGTAGCGTTGTGTCAATCACAATGACTACCGGTAGTACAGGTACACTGATGATATGGTTCCATACACGGGGTGTATCTGCACCCCATTAAATTCAAATGAGAACCTCTTTTCAGAAGATaataagtgaagaaaacaaaatgtaaacaaaaacaataaatacccCCATCCAGCTTAAGTTAAGTGACATCTTTCTGAACCTCTCTGTGATGTGAGAAAGCACTGGCACAGGTAAATCTGCTTTTACGTTTTCCAAACTATCCAATCAATTACAGTGTAGTTCACCTTCCATTCCAACCAGTGGCGTAGCAAGTCAGCCCCAGGCCCATATTCAAAGAAATTTGTATGGGCCACCCAATAATCgcagctttgtgctttgttactacAAAGTCTCAGCCTTCTGtcaattttatgataaaatacaaacaataaatgtgtttttacgctctttaatttgtagtgagataaatcgcctcagttcaagcggcataTGAATCCACaatattttcctctttaatatttgcagcaccaaataatgaatatttgaatggatgcatgaaaaaaatcagaacaacTTAATACAAACGAATGTCTCATGAAGTCGATCAATcagagttttaaaaaaacatcaataagtctacattttcacattaaCTTCACGcaatataatgattttattatcgtatttttgactttattcttaaaataataNNNNNNNNNNNNNNNNNNNNNNNNNNNNNNNNNNNNNNNNNNNNNNNNNNNNNNNNNNNNNNNNNNNNNNNNNNNNNNNNNNNNNNNNNNNNNNNNNNNNNNNNNNNNNNNNNNNNNNNNNNNNNNNNNNNNNNNNNNNNNNNNNNNNNNNNNNNNNNNNNNNNNNNNNNNNNNNNNNNNNNNNNNNNNNNNNNNNNNNNNNNNNNNNNNNNNNNNNNNNNNNNNNNNNNNNNNNNNNNNNNNNNNNNNNNNNNNNNNNNNNNNNNNNNNNNNNNNNNNNNNNNNNNNNNNNNNNNNNNNNNNNNNNNNNNNNNNNNNNNNNNNNNNNNNNNNNNNNNNNNNNNNNNNNNNNNNNNNNNNNNNNNNNNNNNNNNNNNNNNNNNNNNNNNNNNNNNNNNNNNNNNNNNNNNNNNNNNNNNNNNNNNNNNNNNNNNNNNNNNNNNNNNNNNNNNNNNNNNNNNNNNNNNNNNNNNNNNNNNNNNNNNNNNNNNNNNNNNNNNNNNNNNNNNNNNNNNNNNNNNNNNNNNNNNNNNNNNNNNNNNNNNNNNNNNNNNNNNNNNNNNNNNNNNNNNNNNNNNNNNNNNNNNNNNNNNNNNNNNNNNNNNNNNNNNNNNNNNNNNNNNNNNNNNNNNNNNNNNNNNNNNNNNNNNNNNNNNNNNNNNNNNNNNNNNNNNNNNNNNNNNNNNNNNNNNNNNNNNNNNNNNNNNNNNNNNNNNNNNNNNNNNNNNNNNNNNNNNNNNNNNNNNNNNNNNNNNNNNNNNNNNNNNNNNNNNNNNNNNNNNNNNNNNNNNNNNNNNNNNNNNNNNNNNNNNNNNNNNNNNNNNNNNNNNNNNNNNNNNNNNNNNNNNNNNNNNNNNNNNNNN
This region includes:
- the LOC109053313 gene encoding E3 ubiquitin-protein ligase KEG-like, whose protein sequence is MVLFEDQECGVCYLRYSRIDRVPRTLHCNHTFCTTCLETMGLQSSGLRTIRCPLCRQVTCVDRGLSLQEALFVNSQVWDNICDEQEEEEDEREQEKEEEGKNTNMQVLPSSQAECPVRKQYRPKLRLPSFLKKMSFSRHPEERIVPTCNVEMMSWRRISSEEIF